The Desulfovibrio sp. genomic sequence TCCTGGAAATGATCGTTTCCACGCAGGCCCCTTTCCGCGACCGCTTCGAGATCGCCCATGCCCTGGGGCTTAACCCCATGAGCATCCGCATCCGCGCGCCCTACCTGGGCGGTGCCTTCGGAGGCAAGGACGGGGCCACGGTTCAGTGCCTGCTGGCCCTGGCTGCACTGAAAAGCGGTGGCCGATGGGTGAGGATGGACTGGGGCCGTGAAGAGACCTTCCTGGCCGGGTACAAGCGTCACGCGGCCCGCATGCGCATCCGGCTGGGCGCCACCCGGGATGGCGTGCTGCAGGCGCTTGAGAGCACAATGTATTTCGATTCCGGCCCCTACGCCCACCTGGGTGTTGAGATCATGGCCCTTGGCCTTGAGCACTCCGGGGGGGCCTATCGTATCCCGCACACCCGCATGGAGGGTTTCTGCGTCTACACCAACAACCCGGTGGGCGGCGCCTTCCGTGGGTTCGGCGTGGTGCAGGCCATATTCGCCATAGAGCGGATCATGGACGTTCTGGCCGCAAGGCTTCACATGGACCCCGGCGAGCTGCGCCTGAAAAACGCCCTGAGACCCGGCGAGCAAAACTGCGCGGGCGTGGCCATGCAATCCCCTTCGGGCGCGTGCGAGTGTCTGGAGACGGTCATGGCTCACCCGGCCTGGGCGGACCGCATGGCATGGAAGGCAAAGGCTCCGCCGTTCAAGCGCCGGGGAGTGGGGATCGCGGCATCGTGCAACGCCATGGGCTACGGGCGTGGTCTGCCGGATGCGGCAGCGGCCAAGCTTGAACTCACGCGAGAGGGGAACTTCAAGATATTCAACTCCGTGGCCGACATGGGCCAGGGCAACGCACCGGCGTTCGTCCAGCTGGCGGCCACGGCATTGAAGCAGGAGGCGTCCCGCTTCGAGCTGGTCCAGCCGGACACAAGGCTGTGCCTGCCTGCCGGATCGTCCTCGGCCAGCCGCACCACGTATACCTTCGGCAACGCCCTGCTGCGGGCCTGCGAGGCCATGCGCGAAAAACTCATCGCGCGCGCGGCCCTGTTCCTGCTGGTGGATGAACCTAACCGGCTTTGCCTCAAACCAGGGGAAGTGGCCGATGAGGCCACGGGGCGTTCGGTACCCCTGTCCATGCTTGGGGCCATGCTCCAGCGCGACGACCGCATCTGCGTGGACCAGTTCGTGATGCCAGTGGTGGAAAATCCGCCGGATACGGGAAAGGAATTCAAGCTGGGTTTCCCGCATGTTTTCTTCTCTCATGGCGCCTGCTTATGCGCGGTTGAGGTGGACGAGCTGACCGGACAGGTGGAGCTTAAGGAGTGCGTCACCGCTGTGGAATGCGGGCGGGTGCTGAACCCTCGGGGAGTCGAACAGCAGGTGCAGGGAGCTGCCGCCCAGGGGGCTGGACTAGCCCTTATGGAAAAGTTTTCCACTCAGGGCGGGCGGATCCTTTCGGGGGATTTGTCCACCTATCTCATCCCCACAGCGCTTGATCTTCCCGACCTCGAATGTGCGACTGTAGACGGTGACGAACCCTCAGGTCCGCTCGGGCTCAAGGGGATGGGGGAGGTCGGCATCCACGGGCCGGCGCCTGCCGTGGCCCAGGCCCTGGGAGACGCCGTGGGCCTTACGGTGCGTAGCGTGCCCGTCGAACCCGAAGACGTGTTGCGGGCCCTTAGAGGCGAAAAGTCATGAGCAAGACCATCACTCTGACGTTCACCTTGAACGGCAGGCAGGTGCGTTTGGAAACCAGGCCCGGCACACGGGTTCTGGACCTCTTGCGAGGCGAGATGGGCCTGACCGCTGCCAAAGAGGGCTGCGGTTCCGGAGAGTGCGGTGCGTGCGCGATTCTGGTGGACGGCACGGCCAAGCTTTCCTGCCTCATGCTGGCGGCCCAGTTGGAAGGCCGCGAGATCGTCACTGCGGAAGGCCTCGGCACTGTGGAGCACCCGCATCCCATCCAGGCGTCGCTGGCTGAAAACGGGGCCGTTCAGTGCGGATACTGCACTCCGGGCATGACCATCGCCGCAGCCGAGCTGCTTGCCCACACGCCATGTCCTGATCGGGGGGAAGTGCGTGAGGCCATATCCGGAAACCTGTGCCGTTGCACAGGGTACGTCAAGATCGTGGATGCGGTGATGGCGGTCTCCAGGACCACGGGAGAGAAGAACTCGTGAACAGCGACGTTGTTTGCCCGGCAAGCCTCCCTGAGCTGTGGCCATATCTGGAAGACGGGGCGGCGGTGATGGCCGGGGGCACGGATCTCTTGGCGCGCAGGCGCGGAGAAGCTCCCGCCCTGGTGGCGTGCCTGGAAAGGATCGAGAGCCTGTACGGAGTGGGTGAAGAGGACGGACTCATCCGTTTGGGAGCGTGCGAAACCCACGCCAGCTTGCTGCGCCATCCTCTGGTGCGCGGGCGTCTGCCCGTGCTGGCTGGCGCGCTTGCGGTGCTCGGGTCGCCGCTTATCCGCAACATGGGAACGCTTGGCGGCAACATCGTCACGGCTTCGCCAGCCGGGGACACCCTGGCTCCGCTCTATGCCCTGGATGCCCGGGTGGAGCTCTCCTCCAGGCGAGGCCCACGCCGCGTTCTCCTGGCCGACTTCATCGCCGGGCCGGGGGTTGTCAGGCTTGAGCCGGGGGAGATCGTTTCGGCGGTTCTCGTTTCGCCTCCGGATACTTCGGCTCTCCAGCACTTCGAGAAGGTGGGGCGACGCAAGGCGCTGGCCATTTCGGTTGTCAGCCTGGCCGCGGTCATCCTCACGGATTCGGATGGAGTGGTGCAGCAGGCCCGTCTTGCCTATGGCAGCGTCGGACCCACGGTGGTGCGCTGCCAGCAGGCGGAGCAGGCGCTCACAGGGCAGCGGCTTGAGCGTGAGGCACTGTTTGCCGCAGCGCAGGCCGTTCGAAAAGAAATCTCGCCAATGGACGATCTGCGGGCTTCGGCCTCTTATCGCCGGGATGTGGCCGGAAATCTGCTCTTGCGTCTGGCGCAATAACCCCGCCCGAAACGGGATTACAAAGGGACATCGTCCCTTTGGCCGCCGGAGGCTTCTTAAACAACAGCTCCTGCTATTGAGCCATCATCACCCATCAACCAGACTTCTACTCTTCCACTCCTTTACCGCCAGCGGCGCCATCAGCAACGCCGCCGTGCAGGCGCACCCTGCGCCGAAACCAAAGAGCGACGGAAATCCTCCTGGCCCGGCCAACAGCATCCCCCCCACGATGGGGCCGACCGTGTACCCGGCATCCATCATGAAGAGCATCAGGTTCATGTTCAAACCGCGCAGAGCAGGAGGGGATTCGAGGAACATGGCCGCATTCAGGAGGGGCATGGCTATACCCAGGCAAAAACCGTAGCCACCGGCCAGCAAGAAGAAAGGGGCACCGCCCTTTGTGCATGCGAACAGGGCTATGCAGACGGCCAGCCCAAGAAGTCCGAGCATGGCGATGATCCGTCTGGGCAGCCTGTCGATGAATGGTCCGGCCGCTACCCGGGCCGCGATGGATGCTACATTGAATACGGTGAAAAATAGTCCAGGATCGCCAATCCCCAGAACAAGAGCGTATGGCTTTATGAAAAAAAATACTTGCGTGGAACTGGAGATAACCAGCAGATTAGCCATAAGAAGAAGCAGTACGGGGGCCTGTCCCAGGTTCTCTCGAAGTTCCCGCATGGAGGGCCTGCGCCCTTCAGCTTCTGGGAAAGCGTTTTTGCCAAGGCGTGCTCCCAGCGGGACGAGCATGGCCAGCGACGGCAGGGTCAACAGGGCGGTCCAGGCGTAGACATGGGTTTCTCCGCCGACTAGTGGCAGCAACCATTCTGTCAGGGGGGGCATGAGAGCGTAAGGTACGAGGGCGGAAAGGGAAAACAGGCCGAAGGCGCGGCCGGCAGAGCGCGGGGGCACCACTTTGGAGAAGAGCGTCATTACCGAGCTCACCAAACAGACGAAGGCCAGCCCGTGGAAGATTCGCACAACAAGAAGCTCCGGAACGGTTCTGGCGAACAGGTAGCACGGCAAGGCCAGACCGATGGCCACGAGAGATATACGCGTCAAAGACAGGGCTTGGCGGGCAGTGAGCCAGACGCTCAGGAAGGGTCTGGTCACAAAGGCCGCCAGCGGTTCGGCAGCGATTACGGTCCCCTGCCAGACCGGGTCTAATCCGATTTTCCCCAGGTGGGTGGCCAGACCGTAAAATACAGCGATGTTGCAGAACCCGAACGTCGCGGCAATGGTGAGCACCACGAAATCATACGTGAACAGACGCTCGGGCTGCCCCGGTGTATCAGTGTTCATCGCTTGTCCAGGGAGTTTCGCAGAGCCTTGGCGAAGGCTTCCATGGCTGGTTCCAGGGCGAGGGTGACCCTGATCCAGTTTGGAAAGCGGAATCCGGTCATGGTCCGGACCATCACTCCCTGTTTGATGAGCAGCCGGTAGAGCAGGGTGTCCGGAATGGGCACCCGGGCCATGATGAAGTTGCCCTCCCCGGAAACACACTCAAGCCCCAGCGCGTCAAACGTGGATTTCAGAAACCCCCTGGCCTGGCTTACCATGCGCCGCGTTGCCGCCACATGCGATCCGTCGTCCTCCAGGGCCGCCTTGGCGGCCAGCTGCGCGAGAGCATTGACGGAATAAACCAGGTGCGTACGCTTGACGATGTCCACAGCTTCCTGACCGCCGCAGAGATATCCCACCCTGAGTGCGGCCAGGCCGTACATCTTTGAGAACGTCCTGAAGACCAGCACGTTGGGGTGGCGCTCCATCACTTCCATGCCGTCCGGAAACTCAGGAGATTCCACGAACTCCCGGTATGCTTCGTCGAGCACAACCACGGCACGGCCGTTGATCCCGCGCAGAAAGCGTTCCAGGGTGGCCTTGTTCCACCAGGACCCCGTGGGATTGTTGGGATTGCACACAAACACGACCTTGGTCCTGTCCGTCACTGCGTTAAGCATTGCCTCAGGGTCCAGGGCGTAGTTCCGAAGCGGGACGAGGCGGGGCTCTATGCCGGAAAAGGCCGCGACCCACTCGTAGACTGCGAAGGTCTTGTCCGCGGTGACGATGTTGTCGCCCGGCTGGCAGAAAGCCTTGATGACCGAGGTGATCACCTCGCAGGACCCGTTGCCCACCAGGAAGCGTTCCGCATTCTTGCCGAAGGTTTCGCTCAATGTCTGGCGAAGAAAGAAGCAGTCGCCGTTGGGGTAGATGGCGCCCCGCTCGGGAGGAAAGGCAGCCAGCACTTCCTTGGCGGCAGGGGGAGGGCCCAGTGCGTTCTCGTTGTTGTTTAGGCGGTAGAGGCTTTGTACGCCGTACTGGCGCATGAGAACATCGTCCGGACGGCTCGGGACGTAGCTCTCGAAGTTCAGGACGTGGGGGGGGACGAGGTCAGCAAGCTGGCGCATACTGGAACACCGCCACGTCGGAACGGCTGGCGAATGGGAGGACCAGCCTGGGTTTGAATCCGGCCTCCATTATGGGAACGGCCAGGGCTGCCTCCCAGGCGTGTGAGAGATCCATGTAGAGAAGGATGTTCTTGAAGCCTTTTTCCGTCAGGGCGCGGACATGGCCGGCGAGGTTGGCGGCCATGTCCTCCCCGTCGAGGAGGGGCCGCAGCACGGCCAGGCCCTTGCCCGTGTCCATCATGGTGGAGAAGAGCGAACTCTTGCTCTCGAAGGAGCCGGAGGAATGGGCCGGGAGTATGTCGCGGCACATGGCCAGGCGGTCGTACACGCCGCGCAGGAACTCCTCGAGCGTTGGATCGGCCCACACTGTCTCGCCCAGGTCTTCGCGCAGATGGCGGTAGAGCACTGGCTGTTCGCTCTGCCCGTCCGGCCCGTACCGGGTGACCATGCCCAGGGTTTCGAAATAACCGTCCGGCGCATCCGGGGTGGCTCTTTCGCTGAAGACGATCTCCACGCTTTCGCGGGCCACCGTGGCCAAGAAAGCGTCCGAGAGCAGCCGGGCCACATGGGGAGAGTCGGCAGGCGGCACAAAGACGAAGGGGCCGGAAAAGGAAAGCCCCTTTTCCCCGGACTTGGTCCAGCAGAGAAGACCGGCGGGATGGGATGCTGCGTCCAAGGCCAGAACACAGCTGAATTGGCCAGCTTTGGCCATGTCCGCAAATTTCCCTGGTGTTTGGAAACTTGCCGGGCAATGCCAGGCTGGATAACGGGCGGCTGCCAGCGCCGCGGCGTGCATGAGTTGATTCGGGTCGTGCTCGGCCCTTACCTGGTAAGGAGGCTTGAAGACGACTGTCGAAGGCGCGGCTTTGGTGGCCGGGTAGGCCTTGTCCACTTCCGCGTGCAGCATGAAGGTGGCGTCGCCATCGCGGGTGAGGCGGAAACGGTCCGCCACGCGACCGGCAAGTATGAGGCCCAGGTCGTGTGATGCCTCGCCGTTGGCGTCCAGTGTGGTGATGCAGCTGGCGTTGAGCGCCCCCAGGCATAAGCCGGAGGCCTGAAACCGGAAGGAGACGCACACCTGATAGGCCTTTCCCGTCAGAACGGTCTTTATCTGGCTGTTTTCATGAGCCACCTGTGCGAGATAGGTGAAAAGCTCCTCAACGGCCAACTGGAAGCGCATGTTTTCGCGCTTGTCCAAACCGCGCGACAGGGCGAGCGTCTCGGCGGCGGTGGTCAAAACGCGCGCAAACCCGCTGTCTGGCGGAGTTTCCAAAGAAAGGATGGTGTCCATAGGCATCCTTGTGTCTTGATTTGAACAACCGGATACATGGCAACATGGCATGGATCGTGCGGTATGAGGCACGTATAGCCTGTCATACTTTTGCAAGCAAACCGGTATTTTCCGTATGCCGTTTGAGCGGGAAGCCGGCCTGGCCTGGGAGCTGGCAACGGCTCCGCAGAGTGTCCTTGACACTGTTTTCATAGCGTACTAGCGATTAAAAAACGGTATAATCTCTTCGGGAGAGCGATATCCCGGACGCACCGGTATCGGAGCCAGGAAGGGGGGGACGCATATGAGCCTATCCACTCTTGACACCTCTACGGCGGGGACGGGCTTTTCCTTGGGCGCAACTCCAGACTCCGCCGCGCTGCTTTCGGGCGCCGCAACATCTGTCACAACACCCACCGTAACCCCTCCGCCTGCACCCGGTGACCCCAACTGGGTCACCTATTGGCAGCAAAAGGATCCCGTGGCGTGGTCACTGGTATGGGACGCGCAGGTTCCCAAAGACAATAAAGACAACACTGCCGTCAACAAGACGTTCACCGACAATCTGAAAACCGGACAGCCGGTATACTTCTCGTTTGACATACAGCAGTCCCAGGCGCTGGACGAGAAAGGGAGGCAGGTTAAGTCATATATGGTCGCCATGACCGAAGAGCAGAAGACAAACACCCGAAAGGCCCTTCAGGAGTTGAGCAACGTCACCGGGGTCAAGTTCGTGGAGAAAAGCGGCGTCAAGGGAGGACTCATTCTGGGTCAGGCTGATCTGTCTGAGGGCTCTGAAAAAGACAGCACCATGGGCCAGCACTACGGAGCCAAGGTGACCGTTGTGGATGCCAAGGGAAACAAGACCACGCAATACCAGCAGACCATCACGGTGAACAAATGGTCATATGCAAAAGAGAGCCTGGCGCCCGGTACAAGTGGATTCGAGACCTTGCTCCACGA encodes the following:
- a CDS encoding molybdopterin-dependent oxidoreductase, whose product is MSAFSSNSSGQRFHHRDTLSKAVGAERYSTDFTPPGCLWAGVKRAGVPHARIIAVHSEEARAVQGVTSVLTRADVPGTNRQGIVHKDQPVLAGSVVRHAGDPVALVVAESREALAEALACIRLECEPLPGIFDPELALKPDAPLVHPDWETGNLLARGLVDKGDAQQAMQACEVVVEGEFETPMQEHVSLEPPNGAARMTAKGVLEMIVSTQAPFRDRFEIAHALGLNPMSIRIRAPYLGGAFGGKDGATVQCLLALAALKSGGRWVRMDWGREETFLAGYKRHAARMRIRLGATRDGVLQALESTMYFDSGPYAHLGVEIMALGLEHSGGAYRIPHTRMEGFCVYTNNPVGGAFRGFGVVQAIFAIERIMDVLAARLHMDPGELRLKNALRPGEQNCAGVAMQSPSGACECLETVMAHPAWADRMAWKAKAPPFKRRGVGIAASCNAMGYGRGLPDAAAAKLELTREGNFKIFNSVADMGQGNAPAFVQLAATALKQEASRFELVQPDTRLCLPAGSSSASRTTYTFGNALLRACEAMREKLIARAALFLLVDEPNRLCLKPGEVADEATGRSVPLSMLGAMLQRDDRICVDQFVMPVVENPPDTGKEFKLGFPHVFFSHGACLCAVEVDELTGQVELKECVTAVECGRVLNPRGVEQQVQGAAAQGAGLALMEKFSTQGGRILSGDLSTYLIPTALDLPDLECATVDGDEPSGPLGLKGMGEVGIHGPAPAVAQALGDAVGLTVRSVPVEPEDVLRALRGEKS
- a CDS encoding (2Fe-2S)-binding protein, which gives rise to MSKTITLTFTLNGRQVRLETRPGTRVLDLLRGEMGLTAAKEGCGSGECGACAILVDGTAKLSCLMLAAQLEGREIVTAEGLGTVEHPHPIQASLAENGAVQCGYCTPGMTIAAAELLAHTPCPDRGEVREAISGNLCRCTGYVKIVDAVMAVSRTTGEKNS
- a CDS encoding xanthine dehydrogenase family protein subunit M; translated protein: MNSDVVCPASLPELWPYLEDGAAVMAGGTDLLARRRGEAPALVACLERIESLYGVGEEDGLIRLGACETHASLLRHPLVRGRLPVLAGALAVLGSPLIRNMGTLGGNIVTASPAGDTLAPLYALDARVELSSRRGPRRVLLADFIAGPGVVRLEPGEIVSAVLVSPPDTSALQHFEKVGRRKALAISVVSLAAVILTDSDGVVQQARLAYGSVGPTVVRCQQAEQALTGQRLEREALFAAAQAVRKEISPMDDLRASASYRRDVAGNLLLRLAQ
- a CDS encoding MFS transporter codes for the protein MNTDTPGQPERLFTYDFVVLTIAATFGFCNIAVFYGLATHLGKIGLDPVWQGTVIAAEPLAAFVTRPFLSVWLTARQALSLTRISLVAIGLALPCYLFARTVPELLVVRIFHGLAFVCLVSSVMTLFSKVVPPRSAGRAFGLFSLSALVPYALMPPLTEWLLPLVGGETHVYAWTALLTLPSLAMLVPLGARLGKNAFPEAEGRRPSMRELRENLGQAPVLLLLMANLLVISSSTQVFFFIKPYALVLGIGDPGLFFTVFNVASIAARVAAGPFIDRLPRRIIAMLGLLGLAVCIALFACTKGGAPFFLLAGGYGFCLGIAMPLLNAAMFLESPPALRGLNMNLMLFMMDAGYTVGPIVGGMLLAGPGGFPSLFGFGAGCACTAALLMAPLAVKEWKSRSLVDG
- the hisC gene encoding histidinol-phosphate transaminase produces the protein MRQLADLVPPHVLNFESYVPSRPDDVLMRQYGVQSLYRLNNNENALGPPPAAKEVLAAFPPERGAIYPNGDCFFLRQTLSETFGKNAERFLVGNGSCEVITSVIKAFCQPGDNIVTADKTFAVYEWVAAFSGIEPRLVPLRNYALDPEAMLNAVTDRTKVVFVCNPNNPTGSWWNKATLERFLRGINGRAVVVLDEAYREFVESPEFPDGMEVMERHPNVLVFRTFSKMYGLAALRVGYLCGGQEAVDIVKRTHLVYSVNALAQLAAKAALEDDGSHVAATRRMVSQARGFLKSTFDALGLECVSGEGNFIMARVPIPDTLLYRLLIKQGVMVRTMTGFRFPNWIRVTLALEPAMEAFAKALRNSLDKR